The window CATGAGTTCTTACAATCCACTTTAAATGAAGATTGTTTGAAAGCCGTAAGAAAAATGATACTCAAAATAGAAGCAAAATCTAATGATATAAAAGACTTTATTAATCACATTGAAGTATTATCTCCGGTTAGAAAGAAATTTTATACACAGATTTTAAGAATGCGTAGAGAACGGATATTGCAACCGGCATTAGAGCGTGCAAATAAATTGATGAAGAAGTCGTATAAGCAAAAAATAGTGATGAAGTTTCCGGACAAAGATAAAAGTAATAATCGCGTTATGAACAGATAAAAATTTAGATTGAAGATTTTCTATTAAGAAAATCAACCTTTTCTTCCGCGTTTTTATAATGTTGCTCTTATGATTACTCCTGCTCTTTGATAAAGAAAAAGGTTATTTAATAGATACTTGCAAATTTGCACAAGATAAATATAGATGTTATATAAAAACTATGTTATAATTAAAGTACAAACACAGATGTTAAACAAAAAGTAAAAAAACCTCGAGAAGCGGTCAACTTCACTCGAGGTTTTTTGCATTTTAGAGCTTGCCAGCTATGGGCTAGTTGCTTTAATTTTTAGTCTTATTACTATCTAACCACTTGCAAAAATAATGTACGGCTAAACCTGATACAAAACCTGCCATAATAGAAATAAGAAAATCATAGATGTTAAACAAAAAGAGCACCTCCTCCCGTTGCCGAGATTTGGTAAAGCAACATGATGATTATAGCATAAAAAAAGATGATGTTAAAATGTGTTTACACGTTGTTTCACGTGAAACAAAAATCATATTTTTATGTAAAAAAAGATATTAATGTCATTTTCAGATAAAAATGTAAGGTAAAAGAGCAGGCTTTATTCCTGCTCTTTCTTTCTCATTGAAGATTTTCTTTCAAGAAAATCAACCTTTTCTCCCGCGTTTTTTCAAAATCGGCGTTTTCTCGTTCATTTTAAGCCGTTTTTATGATGTAGTCTTTAGAATTATACCTAAAATAAAAATAAATGGCTAAAAACAAAAAGCTACATGAATTAATCATGTAGCTTTTTTGTTAGCTGGCTTTATTTAACAGACTAAAATTATCTATGATTACATCTGATGTATTGATTTTAAGCCCTATTTCTTTTGCAAACGTTATTATAAGATTATTTATAAAACTATTTTTGTTAGCTGGTATATTATTATAAAGTTTAGCCTGTATAATACAATTATTTTGTATTTCTATTAATGCTTTTACTCCTTCATCATCAGCTATTGCTATTAATTGCAGTTTGTCATTTATAAGGTTTTTATATCCTGCACTACAATTATTTAATAAATAGGCAATTTCTTTTAAATTGCTATATTTCTTTACACAAGAAAAGTGATATCTCTGAATGTTTACATCATATTTATTAATAATATCTGTAGCTATATCAAAGTTAAAGTCTTTTTCTGATTGTTTAACTATTTCTAAAGCCAACCAATTATGCAGTTTACTAAAAGCAATATTTTCTTGTTCTAATTTATTTAAAGTAGTCAAATTTGCTTCTTTATATAAATTTAATATATCTTTTATATAATTGTATTTATTAAAAATAACATTAACCTTTACATTTTTATAGTATTTTAAATATAAATTATTAATAAAATCTATATATACATATAATTTATTTATTCTTCTCTCTAAATTACTGCGATAACTTTCTTTGTATTCTTTATTTATAAAGCATTTTTCATTTTTTAAATAAAACTTTAATAAGTTATTACTTAAATTCTTATTTAGATTGTTATATATTGTATTTATTATAGACAAATTTTTTAAAGAAAAATGTTGTTTTAAAAATTTTATGTTTGGTAATTTTAGTAAATCAAAAATTGTAGATATATAGTCTTTTTTTAATCTATCAGTGTATTTTTTTTCAAAGTCGTTTAAATATTTATCAACAATATAGGTTTTCACATCATGAAAATCCTCGTTATAGGCAATATTCGGGCTATTGAAAAAACGCACCCTATGAGCTAAATTCAATACATTTCCTAAGAATTTTTCATGTATAGATAAGTTATTTACATATACATTATTTAATTTAATATTATGAACTTGATAAACTTTTTTTATTATGGCTATTCTTAATTTTTTTAATAAAACTGTTAAACTATCAAAGTAATAATTTTTAGTATTTATCTTAAAAAAATAAAGTGCAGTATTTTCTGTTAGGTTTTCCAAGTCTGTTATATAACCTATATCTTGCTTATCATGTTGAACATTATTTATATACTTTTTAAAAGTTATATTTTGGTTCTTTATATCAAAAGTATATATTTCTCTTATATTGGAGAAATGCAAAACACTATATATACTCTGTGCATATGAAATTGAAATACTATTGTAATATATTCTAAGCTCTATTTTTTCTTTTAATTCATATAGTTTTATTTTTGTTATATAAGGTAACTCAACATTATACTCTTTACTTATTATTACTTCATCTTTTTTGTGGCTATAACCTCGACCACATTTAGAACAATAAATCTTTTGTGTAAATGGATTTACTTTACTAAATGTAAATTCGTTCCCACACTCACTACAAAAAGCAGTATGTTTTGATACAAATAAAGAGGCTTGACTTGTTTGACAATATAAATAAGCGTGTGGTCGAGATAATTCTGTTTGGGCTAAAAGTTTCATGGTAAAAGTCCTTTCTATAAATAAACGCAAGCACCATTATAATTTCTATTATAAGTTATTTGTAATTTTAACTTATATGCTAACTGTTCTACTTCCCAGCTAGTATCATTTAAGCCTAGATAAACTTTCTTTTTATTTAGAAGTTCTAGGATTTTATGGGCGGTAAAATATTTACCGCCTTTTAAAAACTCATGATAAGCAAACATTAATTGTATTTTTTTCATTTTTTGTTACCTGCTTTCTTGCCACATAATTCAAAACTATTTAATATAATTTGTGTATATTTACTTTTATTACCATGTTTATTTACATAAACTTTTACAGATAATCTACCTTCAATCTGCAATTTTTCGCCTTTTTCTATGTTTAAATTGCCTAATCTTTCGGCAAGTTTGCCAAAAGCTACACAATCATAAAATTCTGCTTCTGTTTCTTTCGTTTTATAATTATAAATATTTTCTGCAAGACTAAATTTTATAACACATATTCCACTAGCACTATAATTTATATCCATATCTTTTGTTAATCTACCAACACCGTAAACTTTCATTTTCTTTCGCTCCTTTTAAAATAAACTTTCTTGTTCTATATCGTCATCATTATTATTATCATCATCATTAATATATTTATCTTCTTTTTTTACTTCTTTTTTAGAAAAATGTTGTTTATGTTTTTCTGTTATTTTTTGTATATGTTCTAAAGCCTTTATTTGTGTTTCTAAAAAAGCTTTAGCCCATTTGTTATTATCTGGTTCAGCAGTTGTTTCATCAAAAAGTAATAACTTATACATTTCTAATAAACATTCATTTTGTTGTTTTATAATCATTTCAATTTTACTTATATTTACTGTATCAATATTTATGTTTTCTAAAAGTTTCATATTATCACTTTCTCTTTTTTTAGGTTAGGGGCTTGATAGCTAAAAACTATCAAGCCTTATTTTTATTAATATAAAGCAATAAAACCATTATCGGAAAAACTACCATTTACATTTATCATGTAATCCCTACCTATGCTTTCATAATCTAGGTACATTTTTATTTTTTCATCTATATTATTAAAGAAGCCTTCATCAACTAAAGCATGACCTAAATCAGCTTCGTCATTAACATCACTATAATAAATATAATCGCCATTAATAGCCACGTTATAAGCTTCGTCAAAATCAGAAGCACAAGTTAAAATAGCCTTAAAAATATCACTATCAATAGTATTATTAAGTTCTTCAATTTTTTCTGCCATTTCTTCTAATTCACTAATAGATATATATTCATTTATTTTTATATTTGCATTGCTTTCAAAATCTGTTATAAAAAATTCTTCGTAATCTGTACCGTCTTTAACGTCTATGCTTTCTAATTCTTCTTTCCAATTTATAGCTGTAGATAATGTAATCCATTTACCAATTAGATAACCTTCAACGTATTTACCCAAATTAGTTAAAAAAATACTTGCATAAATATTATTAGTAGTCATGATTGTACCTCTCTTTCAGCTAGTTGTTGTTCTCATAAGCGTCCATTTTTTTTACGCTTTTCGCATGACCTTGAAAACGATGGAAGCAAAAAAGACAAGGGCAGTTTTACTGTACATTTTACCCTTGTCTTTTTTGGTGTAATCGTTATCATGCGAAGGAGAAAAGCATAAAAAAATTATTTATATTTTTTCTGAAAGAAAATACATTGTGGTCTATTTAAAATAACTGTGACTATAAGGACGAGCGAGCGATGCTTCTGTTTATCCTTATAATCACAGTTATTTTAAATTAAATTCAATAAAAAAAAGATATTATCCCCTGATAATATCTGCTTTTATCCTTTATATATAATATAATATATATAATTATATTGATATAATTATATATATATAATATAATATATATAGCTACATTGATATAATTATATATATAACTATATATATGGAGGTCTTCAAATGACGCGTATTATTAGTATCATAAATCAAAAAGGTGGCGTTGGTAAAACTACAACGGCACAAAATTTAGCTGCTGGTTTAGAAAAAAAAGGTTTTAAAACTCTTTTAATTGATTTAGATGCACAATGCAACTTAACCTATTCAGTTAATGTTGATAGCAAATATACAATCTATGATGTATTTTCAGATAAAATTTCTATAAAAGAAGCAATATATAATAATTTTATTGCTGGTTCACCTTTATTATCTACTATAGATACTATTTTAAATCAAACAGGAAAAGAATATAAATTAAAAGAAGCTTTATCTGACATTATTAATCATTTTGATTTTATCATTTTAGATACTCCGCCTGCATTGGGAACTATCACCATTAACGCCTTAACAGCAGCTACTGAAGCTTTAATAACAGCTCAACCAGATGCTTATAGTCTACAAGGTATTAGTCAATTATATCAAACAATTTTTGCTGTAAAAAAATATTGTAATCCACAATTAAAAGTTTGTGGTATTTTATTAACACGATATAATAAACGCACAATAATTAGCAACAATGCAACAACTTCAATTATAAATAAAGCCAAACAACTTAATACTAAAGTTTTCGATACAAAAATTAGAGAATGTACTGCTATTAAAGAATCTCAAGTAGTACAAAAAAATATATTTGATTATGCTAAATATAGTAATGCAAGTTTTGATTATCAAAAATTAGTAGAAGAAATATTAGGAGAATAATATGGATAAGAAAAAAGACTTCACATCTAAAATGGATGAAATGATTCCTGCTATGAATTTTATATCAAGTTCATCAATAGAACAAAAAGAAGAACAAAATACAGTAATTAACAACAATACTACATCAAAAAAATATTTATCCTCAGAAGAAATTAAATCTATAAATGTTCCTGAAGGATTTCGTGTAAATCCTATTCTTATTGAGAAAAAAAGTAAAAAAATAGCATTAGCAATTTACCCTAGTTTACATAAAAAACTAAAGGAAATTGCATCAAAAAAAAATATAAGCGTAAACGACTATATTTGTAAAGCTATTAGCATTGCACTAGAAGAAGAAAAAATATAGAACAATAATATATATGTATGTGATGACATACAAAATTAAACTTTGTAAGCGTAGCAATTAAGGTTAAGTTGCTACGCTTATTTTAGCTTTTTCTTATGTATAATTAAAAACTACAAAAATATAAATTTTATAATAAATATCTTGCTATTTATAATAGTTTACATGATACATAAAATACCTACTACTCTTTTAAGTATAATCTATCATTACCAATAACGCCGTAAAGCCTCTTGCTTTAGCTATGGGGATATAAGGCGTGTCCGCCGAATTTGCGTAAGCAATTGAAGGTGGACTTTTAATTTGTTATAAATATAATGATTTGTTATTATATAATTATGAATAAATAAAAGGCAGGTGATTGTAGTGAAAACATATTGTTTTAAACTTTATAAGGCAAAAAGAAATAGAAAACTTAATAAAGTTATTAATATATCTGGAATTATCTACAATCACTGCATTGCTCTGCATAAAAGATATTATCGTTTATTTAAAAAATCTCTTAATATCTATAAGCTTCAAAAACATTTAACCAAACTTAAGAAAATAGACAGATTTAGCTATTTTAAAGAAGTAGGCTCGCAAGCTATTCAAGACATAACTCAGAGAATAGACCGTGCTTATAAATTGTTTTTTAGAAATTTAAAACATAAAATTCGTACAGCACCACCATCGTTTAAAAAGATACGAAAATATAAATCATTCACTTTAAAACAAGCTGGTTGGAAACTTTTAAAAGGTAATGTTATAGAGATTAATAAACAAAAATACAGATATTTTAAAAGCAGAGATATTGAAGGAACAGTTAAAACAATAACTATTAAACGAGATACTTTAGGTGATATATATCTTTATTTTGTCTGTAAAACTAATGAGAATGAAGTTTTAGTAAGAACAGGTAACAGCGTCGGTTATGACTTTGGACTTAAACAGTTTTTAACAGCATCAGATAATGAAAATATACAAGCACCCTTATTTTTTAAGCAAAATACTAATACTATAAAAAAAGCTAATAGAATATTATCTCGAAAAAAGAAAGGTTCTAATCATCGCAGATTAGCTAAAATAGCTTTTGCTAGACTGCACAAGAAAATAGCTAATCAAAGAAAAGATTTTCATTTTAAATTGGCTAGAAAAATTTGTGCAAAATATGCTTTAATTTGCATTGAAGATTTAAATATCAAAGGAATGCAAAAACGTTGGGGAAGAAAAATATCTGACTATGGATTTGCTGAATTTATAAAAATTCTTGAATATGAAGCAAGAAAATTTAGCTCAGTAGTGCAAAAGATAGATAGATACTATCCAAGCTCGCAAATTTGCCATGTCTGTGGTACCAAAAATCCCGAAACAAAAAATTTAGCAGTTCGTAAGTGGGTTTGCGCAAAGTGCAAAATCAGCCACGATAGAGATAGAAATGCAGCTATAAATATATGGAAGGTTGGGACATCAACCTTCTTTGGAGAGATACAGTAAGACCTGCTATTTTAGTAGGCAAGTATCGTTTGTATCCAAGAATCCCCTGTCTTTAGGCATGAGGAGTATGTCAAAAAATTTTTAAACTTGCAATTTGAGAATTTAAAATTCTTTTGCTATAATGTATATCTATAAATAAGGAGGTGTGGATATGGCAAAGAACAAACTGGTTGCCCCTGTTGTCAAATGGGTTGGAGGAAAACGCCAGTTGTTAGATGAGATTACGCCTCTACTTCCTAAGCGGATCACTTCTTATTGCGAGCCTTTTTTGGGTGGTGGAGCCGTTTTATTTTCTATTCAGCCATCCAAAGCAATCGTAAATGACTTGAATGAGGATTTGATTACGGTTTACGAAATTATTCGTGACGATGTTGAATCTCTTATTGCCGATCTCAAAAAACACGAAAACACTTCAGAGTATTTTTATGCAATACGAGATTTAGATAGAGATAAAGCAACCTATCAAGCCATGTCAAAGGTTGAGCGTGCATCACGATTAATTTATTTAAACAAAACTTGTTTTAATGGTTTATTTCGGGTTAATTCATCAGGGGAGTTTAATTCTCCTTTTGGTCATTATAAAAATCCTAACATTGTAAACGAACCAGTTCTGCGGGCAGTAAGTAAGTATTTTTCGTCTGCTAATATCGCATTTTGCAATGAAGATTTTGCTGTGACTTTAAGTAGAGTTGGCAAGGGTGGATTTGTGTATCTTGACCCACCGTATGATCCTGTTTCTGATACATCAAGTTTCACCGGCTATAATAAAGGAGGATTTGACAGAAACGAGCAAATCAGACTAAAGCAATATTGTGACGATCTGACGCAGCGAGGCATTAAATTTATGCTATCCAATTCTGCTACAGAGTTCATAAAAGAACTGTATAAGGACTACAACATATCCATTGTACAAGCTAAGAGGGTAATCAATTCAGATGCAAGCAAGCGTGGGGCAATAGAGGAGGTACTAATTAGAAACTATGGGACTAAATGATACCGCATGGGAAAGTCTATTTGACAAGTATCATATTCTTGCTGAGATTGAGCAAAATGGACAGTTTATCATTTCAGCAAATCAGATAAAAGAGTTCAGAGAACCTCGGTTAATGACCAAGTTTGACCATAAAATAAATCTCCCCAATATTTTCACATCCAACAACTTATCAATTTTGCCAATAACTCGTGGAAATTATGTTATTTCTTCTTTTTCGGCGTATAAGGAGTTTGACGAGCCATCCCAAGATGTGCAGAAAATATCAATACCAGCACATATCCAAAGTTTAATGCCGCAGTTTCTTGTGAGCGAAGCTATTGCGTTAAATTGTGCTAATGCTTGTGGTATACTTAATGACTTTTTAGAGGATGATGAGCTTGTTTCAACAGTTAGCGGTCGCATGAGTTCCGGTAGTTTTGAATTTAGCATAAACACCGCTTTAGGAACGAAAAATATTACCGTAAGCAATTCTCAAATAGAAATTGATGCAGCATACGAAGGTATCCATTATCTTTCTTTATTTGAGGCTAAGCGGGATTTGTCGGATGATTTTCTTATTCGTCAACTTTATTACCCATTCCGTGTTTGGAGTGAACGAGTGACAAAAACAGTAAAGTCCATTTTCTTGATTTTTTCAAATGGTATGTTCAATTTATATCAATATCAGTTTGAAGATCCACAGAACTATAATTCTCTTAAATTGGTGAAGCAAAAAAATTATGTAATTGTAACAGAGATTTGCTTGGCTGATATTGAAAATCTTTTGAGAACTGTTCCTTTGGTGCAAGAACCTGACATATCATTCCCGCAAGCGGATCGTATGTCTCGAATAGTCAATCTTATTGAGCTATTAAATGAAAAACCGATGACGAAGCAAGACATTACATCAGAGTATGCTTTTGATGAACGCCAAACGAATTATTATACAGACGCAGGTCGGTATCTGGGGCTTATTGACAAAACCCATGATGAAGATGGTAATATTCTATTCCACCTTTCGACCTGCGGACACCGTATAATGAGTTTGGAGTATAAGGAACGCCAGCTTGCACTTGTAACTCAAATATTGATGCACAAAGTATTCAACGAGACATTAAAACTCCATTTGCAATATGGAGAGATGCCGGATAAACAAACTATTATCCAGATTATGAAACGCTCTAATCTATATCATGTTGAATCCGACAGCACATATTTGCGACGTTCCTCTACAGTTGTTGGTTGGGTAAATTGGATTCTAGGAATTAT is drawn from Megamonas funiformis and contains these coding sequences:
- a CDS encoding RNA-guided endonuclease InsQ/TnpB family protein, whose amino-acid sequence is MKTYCFKLYKAKRNRKLNKVINISGIIYNHCIALHKRYYRLFKKSLNIYKLQKHLTKLKKIDRFSYFKEVGSQAIQDITQRIDRAYKLFFRNLKHKIRTAPPSFKKIRKYKSFTLKQAGWKLLKGNVIEINKQKYRYFKSRDIEGTVKTITIKRDTLGDIYLYFVCKTNENEVLVRTGNSVGYDFGLKQFLTASDNENIQAPLFFKQNTNTIKKANRILSRKKKGSNHRRLAKIAFARLHKKIANQRKDFHFKLARKICAKYALICIEDLNIKGMQKRWGRKISDYGFAEFIKILEYEARKFSSVVQKIDRYYPSSQICHVCGTKNPETKNLAVRKWVCAKCKISHDRDRNAAINIWKVGTSTFFGEIQ
- a CDS encoding single-stranded DNA-binding protein, whose protein sequence is MKVYGVGRLTKDMDINYSASGICVIKFSLAENIYNYKTKETEAEFYDCVAFGKLAERLGNLNIEKGEKLQIEGRLSVKVYVNKHGNKSKYTQIILNSFELCGKKAGNKK
- a CDS encoding type II restriction enzyme, translated to MGLNDTAWESLFDKYHILAEIEQNGQFIISANQIKEFREPRLMTKFDHKINLPNIFTSNNLSILPITRGNYVISSFSAYKEFDEPSQDVQKISIPAHIQSLMPQFLVSEAIALNCANACGILNDFLEDDELVSTVSGRMSSGSFEFSINTALGTKNITVSNSQIEIDAAYEGIHYLSLFEAKRDLSDDFLIRQLYYPFRVWSERVTKTVKSIFLIFSNGMFNLYQYQFEDPQNYNSLKLVKQKNYVIVTEICLADIENLLRTVPLVQEPDISFPQADRMSRIVNLIELLNEKPMTKQDITSEYAFDERQTNYYTDAGRYLGLIDKTHDEDGNILFHLSTCGHRIMSLEYKERQLALVTQILMHKVFNETLKLHLQYGEMPDKQTIIQIMKRSNLYHVESDSTYLRRSSTVVGWVNWILGIIEE
- a CDS encoding antirestriction protein ArdA, with protein sequence MTTNNIYASIFLTNLGKYVEGYLIGKWITLSTAINWKEELESIDVKDGTDYEEFFITDFESNANIKINEYISISELEEMAEKIEELNNTIDSDIFKAILTCASDFDEAYNVAINGDYIYYSDVNDEADLGHALVDEGFFNNIDEKIKMYLDYESIGRDYMINVNGSFSDNGFIALY
- a CDS encoding DNA adenine methylase — encoded protein: MAKNKLVAPVVKWVGGKRQLLDEITPLLPKRITSYCEPFLGGGAVLFSIQPSKAIVNDLNEDLITVYEIIRDDVESLIADLKKHENTSEYFYAIRDLDRDKATYQAMSKVERASRLIYLNKTCFNGLFRVNSSGEFNSPFGHYKNPNIVNEPVLRAVSKYFSSANIAFCNEDFAVTLSRVGKGGFVYLDPPYDPVSDTSSFTGYNKGGFDRNEQIRLKQYCDDLTQRGIKFMLSNSATEFIKELYKDYNISIVQAKRVINSDASKRGAIEEVLIRNYGTK
- a CDS encoding ParA family protein — protein: MTRIISIINQKGGVGKTTTAQNLAAGLEKKGFKTLLIDLDAQCNLTYSVNVDSKYTIYDVFSDKISIKEAIYNNFIAGSPLLSTIDTILNQTGKEYKLKEALSDIINHFDFIILDTPPALGTITINALTAATEALITAQPDAYSLQGISQLYQTIFAVKKYCNPQLKVCGILLTRYNKRTIISNNATTSIINKAKQLNTKVFDTKIRECTAIKESQVVQKNIFDYAKYSNASFDYQKLVEEILGE
- a CDS encoding type I toxin-antitoxin system Fst family toxin — translated: MFNIYDFLISIMAGFVSGLAVHYFCKWLDSNKTKN
- a CDS encoding toxin-antitoxin system HicB family antitoxin; translated protein: MDKKKDFTSKMDEMIPAMNFISSSSIEQKEEQNTVINNNTTSKKYLSSEEIKSINVPEGFRVNPILIEKKSKKIALAIYPSLHKKLKEIASKKNISVNDYICKAISIALEEEKI